From Cyprinus carpio isolate SPL01 chromosome A7, ASM1834038v1, whole genome shotgun sequence, a single genomic window includes:
- the LOC122145540 gene encoding putative nuclear envelope pore membrane protein POM 121B → MDSAATQPEVTTSRTTAITEESVTSGDNTLATTEGSTMLISGTTISHESPLFSPQSTAQPLTVVVELTTKPTLDTTATESSTPPQETKSMPTTAFTNNQHVITSQHTQTTDQSITNIQSTMSTLQIETGTAQPTFSTTFQTIFASQPNPSAVQPKTNAQSTITTQQLATATTQPIFSATAQPTHAAQTVTSQSTQTEIQPTTNAQSTTTTPQLATATTQPIFSTAQPTHTAQTVTSQSTQTEIQPITNANPQFTTPQLCKSYNPAYILNNSPAYTYSPDCYFTIYSN, encoded by the exons ATGGATAGTGCAGCAACACAACCTGAGGTTACCACATCAAGAACTACAGCAATTACAGAAGAATCAGTGACTTCAGGGGATAATACACTGGCTACCACTGAGGGCTCCACCATGCTTATAAGTGGAACCACTATCTCACATGAAAGTCCTCTTTTCT CGCCACAATCTACAGCACAACCACTAACAGTTGTAGTGGAACTCACCACTAAACCTACACTTGACACAACTGCAACTGAATCTTCAACACCACCCCAGGAGACAAAGAGTATGCCGACTACAGCCTTCACAAATAACCAGCATGTCATTacttcacaacacacacaaactacagaCCAATCTATAACAAATATCCAATCAACAATGAGTACATTGCAGATTGAAACAGGTACAGCCCAGCCTACTTTCTCAACAACTTTCCAGACCATATTTGCTTCTCAACCAAATCCATCTGCAGTCCAACCTAAAACTAATGCTCAATCCACAATTACTACACAACAACTTGCAACAGCTACAACCCAGCCTATATTCTCAGCAACTGCCCAGCCTACACATGCAGCCCAGACCGTTACTTCACAATCTACACAAACTGAAATCCAACCTACAACTAATGCCCAGTCCACAACTACTACACCACAACTTGCAACAGCTACAACCCAGCCTATATTCTCAACTGCCCAGCCTACACATACAGCCCAGACCGTTACTTCACAATCTACACAGACTGAAATCCAACCTATAACTAATGCCAATCCACAATTTACTACACCACAACTTTGCAAAAGTTACAACCCAGCCTATATTCTCAACAATTCCCCAGCCTACACATACAGCCCAGACTGTTACTTCACAATCTACTCAAACTGA
- the LOC109091236 gene encoding mucin-2-like, with product MQLTTNSLQPTSTIHAASVSESKSTTTTQTITLTVPPTTITTQSTAATTSQLHSKPTFTNQMTTQQLSIGTTQFISAATQPTTNATQPSTPPVSPAPTLTHTSTQPTTSTIPAPTTQPKTTATNPISTTTAVNTRTNHLAITTTTTPLLETTAPLTTTVEVRFSSSEMFDSLLSDKNSDIYKKREERVKKEFVPIFKKEFPSFFRLTVIRFIEGSVITDMNLEFRKDTLLPDDNEIIRTITSANTTFNITRAEVMPKADLSTTLPIILQPRPSPLKPK from the exons ATGCAATTGACAACAAATTCACTCCAACCTACCAGTACAATTCATGCAGCATCTGTATCTGAAAGCAAATCTACCACTACAACCCAAACTATAACTCTTACAGTCCCACCCACCACAATTACAACTCAGTCTACAGCTGCAACTACATCCCAACTACATTCCAAACCAACCTTTACAAACCAAATGACAACACAACAACTTTCAATTGGTACAACCCAGTTTATATCTGCCGCAACCCAACCTACAACAAATGCAACCCAGCCTTCAACCCCACCTGTATCCCCTGCTCCAACTCTAACACACACTTCAACCCAGCCTACAACTTCAACTATACCTGCACCTACAACCCAACCAAAAACAACTGCAACCAACCCTATATCTACAACTACTGCCGTAAATACAAGAACAAACCATCTTGCCATCACAACTACAACCACACCTTTACTTGAAACAACAGCACCGCTCACAACTACAGTGGAAGTCAGATTTTCCAGCTCAGAAATGTTTGATTCTTTACTGTCTGACAAAAATTCAGATATCTATAAAAAACGAGAAGAAAGAGTCAAAAAGGAG TTTGTGCCGATCTTTAAAAAAGAGTTCCCGTCCTTCTTCAGACTGACAGTGATTAGATTCAT AGAAGGATCAGTGATCACAGATATGAATTTGGAATTCAGGAAAGACACTCTTTTGCCAGATGACAATGAGATAATACGTACTATCACCAGTGCCAATACTACATTTAATATCACCAGAGCAGAAG TTATGCCAAAAGCTGACCTTTCAACTACTTTACCAATCATACTACAACCCCGACCAAGCCCACTGAAGCCAAAGTAA